GCGGCGCGCAGGGATAAACATATCATGGGGTCTAAGCTACCGGCATTCCTATCGCCGGAGGTCGGGCGATCGTGTTAAACGAGGAGAGATAGTGATGGCGTTCGAAAGTGAAGCGAAGAAACTAGAACAGGAATGGACCACGAACCCCCGCTGGAAGGACCGCAAGCGAGATTACCGCGCCGCAGATGTCGTCAAGCTGCGGGGAAGCGTGCCTATCGAGCATACCCTGGCCAAGCGGGGCGCGGAGAAGCTCTGGCGCCTAATCCATAGCGAGGATTTCGTCAACGCCCTCGGGGCGCTCACCGGAAATCAAGCGGTGCAGCAGGCGAAAGCCGGCTTAAAAGCCATCTATCTCAGCGGCTGGCAGGTGGCGGCGGACGCCAATACTGCTTTCACGATGTATCCAGACCAATCGCTTTATCCGGTCGACAGCGTGCCGACCGTGATCCGGCGCATCAACAACGCCTTGACCCGGGCCGACCAGATCGCGCACGCGGAGGGGGATGACAGCATCGACTATTTCCTGCCGATACTCGCCGACGCCGAAGCGGGATTCGGCGGCGTGCTCAACGCCTTCGAGCTTATGAAACATATGATCGAAGCGGGCGCCGCCGCGGTGCACTTCGAGGATCAGCTCGCCTCGGCCAAGAAATGCGGACATATGGGCGGCAAGGTGCTCGTGCCGACCCAGGAGGCGGTGCAGAAGCTCGCGGCCGCGCGGCTGGCGGCGGACACCATGGGGGTGCCGACCGTGATCATCGCCCGTACCGATGCCGAGGGCGCGAGTCTCATAACCTCGGACGTCGACGAACGCGATCAGGCGTTCCGTACCGGAGAGCGCACGGTCGAGGGTTTTTACGTCACCAAGAAAGGGCTGGATCAAGCGATTGCGCGGGGGATCGCGTATGCACCCTACGCTGACCTTATCTGGTGCGAGACGCAGACGCCGGATCTCGCGTTCGCGAAGAAGTTCGTCGAGGGCGTTCGCAAGCATCATCCGAATCAGCTCTTCGCGTACAACTGTTCGCCCTCGTTCAATTGGAAAAAGAACCTCGACGACGCCACGATCGCGAAGTTCCAGCGCGAGATGGGCGCCATGGGTTATAAATTTCAGTTCATTACGCTGGCCGGTTTCCATGCCTTGAATTACAGCATGTTCAATCTCGCCTATGGTTACG
This genomic interval from Pseudomonadota bacterium contains the following:
- the aceA gene encoding isocitrate lyase, whose translation is MAFESEAKKLEQEWTTNPRWKDRKRDYRAADVVKLRGSVPIEHTLAKRGAEKLWRLIHSEDFVNALGALTGNQAVQQAKAGLKAIYLSGWQVAADANTAFTMYPDQSLYPVDSVPTVIRRINNALTRADQIAHAEGDDSIDYFLPILADAEAGFGGVLNAFELMKHMIEAGAAAVHFEDQLASAKKCGHMGGKVLVPTQEAVQKLAAARLAADTMGVPTVIIARTDAEGASLITSDVDERDQAFRTGERTVEGFYVTKKGLDQAIARGIAYAPYADLIWCETQTPDLAFAKKFVEGVRKHHPNQLFAYNCSPSFNWKKNLDDATIAKFQREMGAMGYKFQFITLAGFHALNYSMFNLAYGYARHQMSAFVELQEAEFAAVSKGFSAVKHQREVGTGYFDAVAQVITGGNSSITALKGSTEEAQFEDLKAAGAH